The Beijerinckiaceae bacterium genome has a window encoding:
- a CDS encoding SAM-dependent methyltransferase, whose translation MNKNFDPASPEFAARRAEARKILDALDPARTGGIQSADPLRQEWFEAVYRLADNDPARVPWGNLAPHPLTEAWVGGQVRGISGLRTLDVGCGLGDNAECLSAAGAPVTAFDFVGEAVDWAKRRFPNSKVAYHVADLFAVPEAWRQAFDLVHECYTLQAFSPELVPQALAALEALLAPGGKLLVVARARDEDSEVTGPPWPLPPSVFAEAERRGLKLLALEDIYATSKLSIRHWRAVLGRAGDPAQS comes from the coding sequence TTGAACAAAAACTTCGATCCCGCTTCGCCCGAGTTCGCCGCGCGCCGCGCCGAGGCACGCAAGATTCTCGATGCGCTCGATCCAGCCCGAACCGGTGGTATCCAATCGGCCGATCCGTTGCGGCAGGAATGGTTCGAAGCCGTCTATAGGCTCGCCGATAATGATCCGGCTCGTGTGCCCTGGGGCAATCTTGCGCCGCATCCCTTGACCGAAGCGTGGGTCGGCGGACAAGTGCGCGGCATCTCGGGCCTGCGTACCCTTGATGTCGGCTGCGGTCTTGGCGACAATGCCGAATGCCTGAGCGCGGCGGGCGCGCCTGTGACAGCGTTCGACTTCGTCGGCGAGGCCGTCGATTGGGCGAAACGCCGCTTTCCAAACTCGAAGGTCGCCTATCATGTCGCCGACCTCTTCGCCGTGCCCGAGGCGTGGCGGCAGGCGTTCGATCTCGTCCACGAATGCTATACTTTGCAGGCCTTCTCCCCGGAACTGGTGCCGCAGGCGCTTGCTGCGCTTGAAGCCCTATTGGCGCCTGGAGGAAAGCTGCTTGTCGTCGCGCGGGCCCGAGACGAGGACAGCGAAGTCACCGGGCCGCCTTGGCCTTTGCCGCCGTCTGTCTTCGCGGAAGCCGAACGTCGAGGCCTTAAGCTTCTTGCGCTGGAAGATATATATGCGACGTCCAAGCTCTCGATACGGCATTGGCGCGCAGTGCTGGGCCGCGCCGGCGATCCAGCCCAATCTTGA
- a CDS encoding acyl-CoA dehydrogenase (catalyzes the formation of 3-methylbut-2-enoyl CoA from 3-methylbutanoyl CoA): MQNPGLDSELSPELDLLRETVRGFASNEIAPRAADIDRADTFPLDLWPQMGALGLHGITVEEEYGGSGLGYLAHCLAMEEISRASAAVGLSYGAHSNLCVNQIRRNASEVQKRRYLPKLLSGEHVGALAMSEANSGSDVVSMRLRADRKGDRYVLNGAKMWITNGPFASVLVVYAKTDPGAGAHGITAFLIESGFKGFGLGQKLDKLGMRGSPTCELVFEDCEVPLENVMGEVGHGVNVLMSGLDYERVVLAAGPLGIMQACLDICLPYVRERKQFGQAIGEFELVQGKLADMYTGLNACRAYVHAVARACDLGKTSRKDAAGALLFAAERATQTTLDAIQLLGGNGYINDYPTGRLLRDAKLYEIGAGTSEIRRMLIGRELFDGN, encoded by the coding sequence ATGCAAAATCCAGGTCTCGATTCCGAATTAAGCCCGGAGCTGGACCTGTTGCGCGAAACGGTTCGCGGTTTCGCTTCGAACGAAATTGCGCCTCGGGCCGCGGATATCGATCGCGCCGATACATTTCCGCTCGATCTCTGGCCCCAAATGGGAGCGCTCGGACTGCATGGGATCACGGTGGAAGAAGAATACGGCGGCTCGGGCTTGGGCTATCTCGCGCATTGCCTCGCGATGGAGGAAATCAGCCGGGCTTCCGCCGCGGTCGGCCTATCCTATGGTGCCCATTCCAATCTGTGCGTCAATCAGATCCGCCGCAATGCCAGCGAAGTGCAAAAGCGCCGCTATTTGCCAAAACTTCTGTCCGGCGAGCATGTCGGAGCCTTGGCCATGTCGGAGGCAAACTCCGGATCCGACGTCGTGTCGATGCGGCTCAGAGCCGACAGAAAGGGCGATCGTTATGTGCTGAATGGTGCCAAAATGTGGATCACGAACGGTCCCTTCGCCTCTGTGCTTGTTGTCTACGCCAAGACCGATCCCGGTGCCGGAGCACATGGGATCACGGCGTTTTTGATCGAGAGCGGGTTCAAGGGATTTGGCTTAGGCCAAAAGCTCGACAAGCTTGGCATGCGCGGCTCGCCCACCTGCGAACTTGTTTTTGAGGATTGCGAGGTCCCTCTGGAAAATGTCATGGGCGAGGTCGGGCACGGCGTCAATGTGCTGATGTCCGGCCTCGATTACGAGCGTGTGGTGCTCGCCGCCGGTCCACTTGGGATCATGCAGGCCTGTCTTGATATTTGCCTTCCCTATGTACGGGAGCGCAAGCAGTTCGGGCAAGCGATCGGCGAATTCGAACTCGTCCAAGGCAAGCTTGCCGACATGTATACGGGGCTCAATGCATGCCGGGCCTATGTTCATGCGGTGGCCCGCGCCTGCGATCTTGGCAAGACTTCGCGTAAGGATGCCGCCGGCGCCCTGCTCTTTGCCGCCGAGCGCGCCACGCAGACCACGCTCGATGCGATTCAGCTTCTCGGCGGAAACGGCTATATCAATGATTATCCGACCGGCCGCCTGCTTCGGGACGCCAAGCTCTATGAGATCGGTGCCGGCACGAGCGAGATCAGGCGCATGTTGATCGGCCGCGAATTATTTGACGGAAATTAG
- a CDS encoding succinyl-diaminopimelate desuccinylase, translated as MSATALDLCRALVQCPSVTPNDGGALGVLATALQRAGFETRKLRFSEPGTPDIDNLYARLGTKPPFLVFAGHTDVVPVGEPANWRFDPFAAEVAEGAIWGRGVADMKGGVAAFAAAACAFAARHGSSKGSIGFLITGDEEGPAINGTDKLLRWAFEQGERFDHCLVGEPTNVERLGDVIKIGRRGSLSGTLSAQGRQGHVAYPERADNPIPKLMRLLDVLISAPLDKGTPHFDASNLEIVSVDVDNPAFNVIPAQATARLNVRFNDIWTPQSLEAELRRRLDSVAQGTRYALSFEPCNALAFLTDPDAFTKLVAGAIEKHTGRAPKLSTSGGTSDARFIRAYCPVVEFGLVGATMHMVDEHVAIKDLEALTAIYAAILDDYFG; from the coding sequence ATGTCAGCGACAGCCCTCGACCTGTGCCGCGCGCTGGTCCAATGTCCCTCCGTGACGCCAAATGACGGCGGTGCTCTCGGCGTCCTGGCCACAGCCCTGCAGCGGGCGGGTTTTGAGACCCGAAAACTGCGTTTTTCGGAACCGGGAACGCCAGACATTGACAACCTCTATGCGCGGCTGGGGACAAAACCACCGTTCCTCGTCTTTGCTGGACACACCGATGTGGTTCCGGTCGGCGAACCGGCGAACTGGCGATTCGATCCGTTCGCGGCGGAGGTGGCCGAGGGCGCGATTTGGGGACGTGGTGTCGCCGATATGAAAGGAGGCGTCGCGGCATTTGCTGCCGCTGCCTGCGCCTTTGCCGCCCGGCACGGGTCAAGCAAAGGCTCGATCGGCTTTCTCATCACCGGCGACGAGGAGGGGCCTGCGATCAACGGCACTGACAAATTGCTCCGCTGGGCCTTTGAACAAGGCGAGCGGTTCGATCATTGCCTCGTTGGCGAGCCAACCAATGTCGAACGCCTGGGCGACGTGATCAAGATCGGCCGCCGAGGTTCGCTCAGCGGGACGCTCAGCGCCCAAGGCCGCCAAGGTCATGTCGCTTACCCTGAGCGCGCGGACAACCCCATTCCAAAACTCATGCGGCTTCTGGACGTCTTGATCTCGGCGCCTCTCGACAAGGGCACGCCGCATTTCGATGCCTCAAATCTCGAAATTGTCTCCGTCGATGTCGACAATCCGGCGTTCAATGTGATTCCCGCGCAAGCAACCGCGCGTTTGAACGTTCGCTTCAACGATATCTGGACACCTCAGTCCCTCGAAGCCGAACTGCGGCGCAGGCTCGATTCCGTGGCGCAAGGCACGCGATATGCGCTCAGCTTCGAGCCCTGCAATGCGCTGGCTTTCCTGACCGATCCGGATGCCTTCACGAAGCTCGTCGCCGGCGCGATCGAAAAACACACCGGCCGCGCACCCAAGCTCTCGACATCCGGCGGGACGTCCGACGCGCGCTTCATTCGCGCCTATTGTCCGGTCGTCGAATTTGGCCTCGTCGGCGCCACCATGCATATGGTGGACGAGCATGTTGCGATTAAAGACCTCGAGGCTCTGACGGCGATTTATGCGGCGATTTTGGACGATTATTTTGGCTGA
- a CDS encoding methylcrotonoyl-CoA carboxylase: protein MTVLKSGIDPHSLNFAANKAAMQSLVEDLRSKVAHITQGGGEIARKRHIGRGKLLPRDRIAALIDPGAPFLELSQLAAYEVYAEPIPAAGIISGIGRIRGQECIIIANDATVKGGTYYPLSVKKHLRAQEIASENNLPCVYLVDSGGANLPNQDEVFPDRDHFGRIFYNQARMSAAGIPQIAVVMGSCTAGGAYVPAMSDEAIIVAGQGTIFLAGPPLVKAATGEIVSAEDLGGAEVHSRVSGVTDHYAINDADALAIARRIMGTLNRTKPPGPALLSPIEPLHDPKEIYGIVPADPRESYEVREIIARIVDGSVLDEFKALYGTSLVCGFAHIFGCSVGILANNGILFSESALKGAHFIELCAQRKIPLVFLQNVTGFMVGQKYEAQGIAKDGAKLVTAVACANVPKFTVIIGGSFGAGNYGMCGRAFGPRFLWMWPNARISVMGGAQAANVLAQVRRDNLEAAGKQLSAEEEEAFKAPIRDQFERQAHPYYASARLWDDGIIDPAETRMVLGLSISAALNAPIEETHFGVFRL, encoded by the coding sequence ATGACCGTTCTCAAATCCGGCATCGATCCGCATAGCTTGAATTTTGCCGCCAACAAAGCCGCCATGCAAAGCCTTGTCGAGGATTTGCGAAGCAAGGTCGCTCATATCACGCAAGGCGGGGGTGAGATCGCGCGCAAGAGGCACATAGGTCGCGGAAAGCTCCTGCCACGTGACCGCATCGCGGCCTTGATCGATCCTGGTGCGCCGTTTTTGGAGCTTTCCCAATTGGCCGCATACGAGGTTTATGCGGAGCCCATTCCGGCGGCGGGGATCATCTCTGGGATTGGCCGCATACGTGGACAGGAATGCATCATTATCGCCAATGACGCCACGGTAAAGGGTGGAACCTATTATCCGTTAAGCGTGAAAAAGCATTTACGCGCGCAGGAAATCGCCAGCGAAAACAATTTGCCTTGTGTGTACCTCGTCGATAGCGGCGGCGCCAATCTCCCCAATCAGGACGAAGTTTTTCCAGATCGCGATCACTTCGGCCGCATCTTTTACAATCAGGCGCGGATGTCGGCCGCGGGCATTCCGCAGATTGCGGTCGTCATGGGAAGCTGCACCGCCGGGGGCGCCTATGTCCCCGCGATGAGCGACGAGGCGATCATCGTCGCCGGCCAAGGGACGATTTTTTTGGCCGGCCCTCCGCTCGTCAAGGCGGCGACCGGCGAAATCGTCTCGGCGGAAGATCTGGGTGGTGCCGAGGTCCATTCGCGGGTTTCGGGCGTGACTGATCATTACGCCATTAACGACGCCGATGCGCTGGCAATCGCCCGCCGGATCATGGGCACGCTGAACCGCACGAAACCGCCCGGCCCTGCTCTGCTATCGCCGATCGAACCGCTCCATGATCCAAAAGAGATCTACGGCATCGTTCCGGCCGATCCGCGCGAATCCTATGAAGTGCGCGAAATTATCGCCCGCATTGTAGACGGCAGCGTGCTGGACGAATTCAAGGCTCTTTATGGAACGAGTTTGGTCTGCGGCTTCGCACATATCTTTGGCTGTTCGGTCGGCATCCTCGCCAACAATGGGATCTTGTTTTCCGAATCGGCGCTCAAGGGCGCGCATTTCATTGAACTCTGCGCCCAGCGCAAAATTCCGCTCGTGTTTCTGCAAAATGTCACCGGCTTCATGGTCGGCCAAAAATACGAAGCGCAAGGCATAGCCAAGGATGGCGCCAAGCTCGTGACGGCGGTCGCCTGCGCGAATGTGCCAAAATTTACCGTCATCATTGGCGGCAGTTTCGGCGCCGGCAATTACGGCATGTGCGGCCGGGCCTTTGGTCCGCGCTTCCTCTGGATGTGGCCTAACGCCCGAATCTCGGTCATGGGCGGCGCGCAGGCCGCCAATGTGCTGGCGCAAGTGCGCCGTGACAATTTGGAAGCGGCCGGCAAGCAGCTGTCGGCCGAGGAAGAGGAAGCCTTCAAGGCGCCGATCCGCGATCAGTTCGAACGCCAGGCGCATCCCTATTATGCGAGCGCCCGGCTTTGGGATGACGGCATCATCGACCCGGCCGAGACTCGCATGGTTTTGGGTCTTTCGATCTCAGCCGCCTTGAACGCGCCGATTGAAGAGACGCACTTCGGCGTGTTCCGGCTGTGA